Proteins encoded together in one Impatiens glandulifera chromosome 1, dImpGla2.1, whole genome shotgun sequence window:
- the LOC124920788 gene encoding ABC transporter G family member 28-like, translated as MNSRHKFPHPIITVALVLILWFGILGRVNSADDDYEATEATDASTEDPDAADAPEAAQSTEPTNPAAVQILSQLIFTQFSNMSTFLSPDIRAKLDFCIKNVEAEWNLAFNFSADSEFLSNCIQKTKGEAMQRICTSAEIRFYFRSFLDSGSKKYLKPNMNCNLSSWVPGCEPGWSCSVGKDKKVDFKNSKDVPSRILASQPCCEGFFCPQGITCMIPCPLGAYCPLATLNKTSGVCDPYHYQTPQGQTNHTCGGADMWADILSSRPVFCSAGSYCPTTIKRVPCSRGHYCRTGSTTQTRCFRLATCEEKTENQNITAYGILLFVGLMLVMLIMYNCSDQVLSTREKNKEKSREAAARSAKETAQARERWKTAKDAAKKGASGLQTSLSRTFSRKRSSNSQDFKGTGQVKSGSDVPANASQAKGTRKEDSDFHDIDEDPDNHEGFNMQIGNKNMKKPPKGKELHSRSSIFRYAYGQIEKEKALQEQHKNLSFSGIISMASDGEPNNRPTIEVEFKDLTLTLKGTNRHIMRCVSGKIMPGRVSAVMGPSGAGKTTFLSALAGKATGCTRSGQILINGKPDSIHCYKKIVGFVPQDDIVHGNLTVEENLWFSAKCRLPAELPKMEKVLVVERVIESLGLQSVRDSMVGSVEKRGISGGQRKRVNVGLEMVMEPSLLILDEPTSGLDSSSSQLLLRALRREAQEGVNISMVVHQPSYTLFQMFDDLILLAKGGLTAYHGPVKKVEEYFEGLGITVPERINPPDHFIDILEGIVKPTAASGINFKELPLRWMLHNGYAVPQDMLNTAGGLKSSASGNDSAHGGMISSAASESLSFVGEILKDLRFHAELKIDFILHNFLRSADLSNRNTPNVFEQYRQFLGRIGKQRMREAMIQAIDLLILLLAGICLGTLAKVSDETFGATGYTYTVIAVSLLTGIAALRSFSLDKLHYWRESASGMSSLAYFMAKDTVDLLNTILKPMVYLSMFYFFNNPRSSFLDNYIVLVCLVYCVTGIAYAFAIYLQPGPAQLWSVLVPVVLTLIANQTNPGDFLKSLQDICYTKWALEAFVVANVEKYSGVWLVTRCGSLMSSNYKLDDWFPCLIYLIIAGIVSRTVAYFCLVTFQKK; from the exons ATGAACAGCAGACACAAGTTTCCACATCCTATTATCACTGTGGCGTTGGTTTTGATACTTTGGTTCGGTATATTGGGACGAGTAAACTCTGCAGATGACGATTATGAGGCGACTGAAGCGACCGATGCATCGACCGAGGATCCCGATGCGGCCGACGCGCCCGAGGCGGCTCAGTCGACTGAGCCAACTAACCCTGCTGCCGTTCAGATCCTATCACAGCTCATATTTACACAATTTAGTAACATGAGTACTTTCCTTAGCCCCGACATCCGAGCTAAATTGGATTTCTGCATTAAGAATGT AGAAGCTGAATGGAATTTGGCATTCAATTTCTCCGCGGATTCTGAATTCTTGTCCAACTGCATACAGAAAACAAAAG GAGAAGCCATGCAGCGTATCTGCACTTCAGCTGAAATAAGGTTCTACTTCAGAAGCTTCCTTGACAGTGgctcaaaaaaatatttgaagcCCAACATGAACTGCAATTTATCCTCATGGGTTCCTGGATGTGAGCCTGGGTGGTCTTGTAGTGTTGGAAAGGATAAAAAGGTTGACTTCAAGAATTCCAAGGACGTGCCTTCCAGAATCCTTGCCAGTCAGCCTTGCTGTGAAGGTTTCTTCTGTCCACAGGGTATTACTTGTATGATAC CTTGTCCATTAGGTGCTTACTGTCCTCTTGCCACTCTAAACAAGACTTCTGGTGTATGTGACCC GTACCATTATCAGACTCCTCAAGGACAGACGAATCATACTTGTGGTGGAGCAGATATGTGGGCGGATATCTTAAGCAGTAGACCGGTATTCTGTTCCGCAGGATCATACTGTCCGACTACTATCAAAAGAGTTCCTTGCAGTAGGGG ACACTACTGCAGAACTGGTTCTACAACTCAAACAA GATGCTTTCGTTTGGCTACTTGTGAAGAAAAAACTGAAAATCAGAATATTACTGCATATGGAATCCTCCTTTTT GTTGGGTTAATGCTGGTGATGCTCATTATGTACAACTGCTCTGATCAAGTCCTCAGCACTAGAGAGAAGAACAAAGAAAAATCCAGAGAAGCTGCTGCAAGAAGTGCAAAAGAAACTGCACAAGCACGTGAACGATGGAAAACTGCAAAAGATGCAGCCAAAAAGGGTGCGTCTGGACTGCAAACTAGTTTATCACGGACATTTTCTCGCAAAAGATCATCAAATTCCCAAGATTTTAAAGGCACAGGCCAAGTGAAATCTGGATCAGATGTGCCTGCGAATGCATCTCAGGCCAAAGGAACGAGAAAGGAAGATAGTGACTTCCATGATATAGATGAGGACCCAGATAACCATGAGGGCTTTAATATGCAGATTGgaaataaaaacatgaaaaaaccACCAAAAGGTAAGGAGCTGCATAGTCGTAGCTCCATTTTTAGATATGCTTATGGCCAAATTGAGAAGGAAAAAGCTCTGCAGGAGCAACATAAGAACTTATCTTTCTCGGGAATTATTTCAATGGCCTCTGATGGTGAACCTAACAACAGGCCTACAATTGAGGTTGAATTCAAGGATTTGACGCTTACTTTAAAAGGAACAAACAGGCATATCATGAGGTGTGTTTCTGGGAAAATTATGCCTGGTCGAGTTTCTGCTGTCATGGGGCCGTCTGGGGCAGGGAAAACTACATTCCTTTCGGCCTTAGCTGGAAAGGCAACTGGGTGCACAAGGAGTGGTCAGATTCTTATTAATGGAAAGCCAGATTCAATTCATTGTTACAAGAAAATTGTTGGGTTTGTGCCCCAAGATGATATAGTGCATGGGAATCTAACAGTTGAGGAAAATCTATGGTTTAGTGCCAAATGCAG ACTTCCAGCTGAGCTGCCTAAAATGGAAAAGGTTCTAGTTGTTGAAAGAGTTATAGAGTCTTTGGGATTGCAGTCTGTCCGAGATTCCATGGTGGGATCTGTAGAGAAACGAGGAATATCTGGAGGTCAAAGGAAGCGAGTGAATGTTGGGTTAGAAATGGTTATGGAACCTTCCCTTTTAATCTTAGATGAGCCAACTTCTGGTTTGGACAGTTCATCTTCACAATTACTTCTTAGGGCACTTCGTCGGGAAGCCCAGGAAGGCGTAAATATTTCCATGGTTGTTCACCAACCGAG CTATACCTTGTTCCAGATGTTCGATGACTTGATACTCCTAGCTAAAGGTGGTCTGACAGCTTATCACGGACCAGTAAAAAAGGTTGAAGAATACTTTGAAGGGCTTGGTATTACAGTACCGGAACGCATTAATCCTCCTGACCATTTCATAGACATTCTTGAAGGAATAGTAAAGCCAACTGCAGCTTCAGGCATAAATTTTAAGGAACTTCCACTGAGATGGATGCTTCACAACGGGTATGCAGTGCCACAGGATATGTTAAACACTGCTGGAGGACTGAAATCATCGGCTTCTGGGAATGATTCAGCTCACGGAGGAATGATCTCATCTGCTGCATCAGAGAGcctttcttttgtaggtgaaaTACTCAAGGACTTGAGATTTCATGCAGAATTGAAGATAGACTTTATACTTCATAACTTCTTAAGGTCCGCAGACCTATCCAACCGCAACACCCCTAATGTGTTTGAGCAATACAGACAGTTTCTTGGAAG GATTGGCAAGCAACGGATGCGTGAAGCCATGATACAGGCGATAGATCTTCTGATTTTATTATTGGCTGGAATCTGCCTGGGAACGCTTGCTAAAGTGAGCGACGAGACCTTTGGGGCAACTGGATATACGTATACCGTTATTGCAGTTt CTCTTCTGACTGGAATAGCAGCTCTGAGATCATTCTCTCTGGATAAACTACACTACTGGAGAGAGAGTGCTTCTGGGATGAGCAGCTTGGCTTACTTCATGGCAAAGGATACAGTGGATCTTCTCAACACAATATTAAAACCAATGGTGTATCTTTCAATGTTCTATTTCTTCAACAATCCAAGATCCTCCTTTTTGGACAATtatattgttttggtttgtCTTGTGTACTGCGTCACTGGAATAGCTTATGCATTTGCCATATACCTCCAACCAGGTCCAGCCCAACTG TGGTCTGTGCTTGTTCCTGTTGTGTTAACTCTCATAGCAAACCAGACGAATCCCGGAGATTTCCTCAAGAGCCTACAAGACATTTGTTACACCAAATGGGCTTTGGAGGCATTTGTTGTCGCCAACGTTGAAAA GTATTCTGGTGTGTGGTTGGTAACAAGATGTGGTTCACTGATGAGCAGCAATTATAAGCTGGATGACTGGTTTCCTTGTTTAATTTACCTCATCATTGCTGGCATAGTTAGTAGGACAGTTGCATACTTTTGCTTAGTCACCTTCCAGAAGAAATAA
- the LOC124920680 gene encoding ATPase GET3B-like, which yields MAATILRRIHTSNGYCSLRRITGSFGSRSDQLVNVNSYTYSFQVRSIATAVGAVAKFESMIATNERKYYMLGGKGGVGKTSCAASLAVRFANHGHPTIVVSTDPAHSLSDSFDQNLTGGALVHVQGTESPLYALEINPEKAKEELMSAAQRQGGIKNMMDGMGLGALAEQLEELKIGELLDNPPPGMDEAIAISKVMNILELPEYSTFTRIILDTAPTGHTLRLLALPDFMDASIGKMMKLKKTISSAKNAFKSMFGKEDAQPKLDTSDKLEQLRAKMKEVHKLFHNPETTEFIIVTIPTVMAVSESSRLCGSLKKDNVPVQRIIVNQVLPQSSSNCNFCSMKRKDQLRAIDLIKNDPILSDLSMMEAPLFDLEIRGVPALKYMGDMIWR from the exons ATGGCGGCCACCATTCTCCGTCGCATTCACACTTCCAACGGCTATTGCTCGCTCAGAAGGATCACCGGAAGCTTCGGTTCTCGTTCGGATCAACTCGTCAATGTAAATTCGTATACATACTCCTTTCAAG TGCGTTCGATAGCTACGGCTGTAGGAGCAGTTGCGAAATTTGAATCGATGATTGCTACGAATGAACGTAAGTATTACATGTTGGGTGGCAAAGGAGGTGTTGGAAAAACTAGCTGTGCAGCAAGCCTTGCTGTTAGATTTGCAAATCATGGACATCCTACCATTGTGGTTTCCACTGATCCTGCTCATTCATTGAGTGATTCTTTCGACCAG AATTTAACAGGAGGGGCGCTTGTTCATGTACAAGGAACGGAATCTCCACTATATGCACTTGAG ATAAATCCGGAGAAAGCAAAGGAAGAATTGATGTCTGCAGCCCAAAGACAAGGTGGTATCAAGAACATGATGGACGGGATGGGACTTGGAGCACTTGCCGAACAG CTGGAAGAACTGAAAATAGGAGAGCTGTTGGACAATCCTCCGCCTGGTATGGATGAAGCTATTGCAATCTCCAAG GTTATGAACATCCTTGAGTTACCAGAATATAGCACGTTCACACGCATCATTCTGGACACAGCACCAACA GGGCATACACTAAGACTTTTAGCATTGCCTGACTTCATGGATGCATCTATTGGCAAGATGATGAAG CTAAAGAAAACTATATCTTCAGCGAAAAATGCTTTCAAATCCATGTTTGGGAAAGAGGATGCGCAACCAAAATTGGATACT AGTGACAAGCTGGAGCAACTAAGAGCAAAGATGAAAGAAGTGCACAAGCTTTTCCATAACCCAGAGACCACTGAATTCATCATAGTAACAATTCCCACG GTTATGGCTGTAAGCGAGTCATCTCGGTTGTGTGGGTCACTGAAGAAGGATAATGTTCCTGTGCAAAGGATTATTGTGAATCAAGTATTACCTCAATCATCATCAAACTGCAACTTTTGCTCAATGAAAAGGAAG GATCAATTGAGGGCCATTGATTTGATAAAGAATGATCCTATACTTAGTGATCTGTCCATGATGGAAGCACCTTTATTTGATTTGGAGATTAGAGGTGTTCCAGCTCTTAAGTACATGGGAGACATGATTTGGAGATGA